The following are from one region of the Desulfovibrio legallii genome:
- a CDS encoding chemotaxis protein: MNKPLCRLRVLALSLTLPGLLWACGPKDVGTGTSAEATGTSPGVSVEDGLRYPVYGSDNTQRMLYWQNRPDVMAATQDWRARQFRRMQGLDEAASPEDPAYRAVPKQRSPFRQ; this comes from the coding sequence ATGAACAAGCCGCTTTGCCGCCTGCGCGTCCTGGCGCTGAGCCTGACCCTGCCGGGTCTGCTCTGGGCCTGCGGCCCCAAGGATGTGGGCACGGGCACCTCTGCGGAGGCCACGGGCACCTCTCCGGGCGTGAGCGTGGAAGATGGGCTGCGCTACCCGGTTTACGGTTCCGACAACACACAGCGTATGCTGTATTGGCAGAACCGTCCCGACGTCATGGCCGCCACGCAGGATTGGCGTGCGCGGCAATTCCGCCGTATGCAGGGGCTGGACGAGGCCGCAAGCCCTGAAGACCCGGCCTACAGGGCCGTGCCGAAACAACGCAGCCCCTTCAGGCAATAA
- a CDS encoding phosphatidylserine decarboxylase family protein: MRPARCGITPEGWPCIGLTALAALVFACLDWWPAALIFLALCWFSVHFFRDPERVTPTGPGLAVSPADGRVIRVETRPDPFSGEARQCVSIFMNVFNVHVNRAPVACTVQGILYLPGKFLNASFDKASTDNERCAYSLRDANGDLWSMVQIAGLVARRIVCRVEEGDTLDRGERYGMIRFGSRVDLYLPEGYVAAARVGETVLAGQSVLARPR, translated from the coding sequence ATGCGTCCAGCCCGTTGCGGCATTACCCCCGAAGGTTGGCCCTGCATTGGCCTTACCGCCCTGGCGGCCCTGGTTTTCGCTTGTTTGGATTGGTGGCCGGCGGCTCTGATTTTTTTGGCCTTGTGCTGGTTCAGCGTCCATTTTTTCCGCGACCCGGAAAGGGTGACGCCCACGGGGCCCGGCCTGGCCGTGAGCCCCGCCGACGGCAGGGTCATCCGTGTGGAAACGCGGCCGGACCCCTTCAGCGGAGAAGCGCGCCAGTGCGTGAGCATTTTCATGAATGTCTTTAACGTGCACGTGAACCGCGCCCCGGTCGCCTGCACGGTGCAGGGCATTCTGTACCTGCCCGGCAAGTTTCTCAATGCCTCCTTTGACAAGGCCTCCACGGACAACGAACGCTGCGCCTACAGCCTGCGCGACGCCAACGGCGACCTCTGGAGCATGGTGCAGATCGCCGGGCTGGTAGCCCGCCGCATCGTCTGCCGGGTGGAGGAGGGCGATACTCTGGACCGGGGCGAACGCTATGGCATGATCCGCTTTGGCTCGCGTGTTGACCTTTATTTGCCCGAAGGCTATGTTGCGGCAGCGCGTGTGGGCGAAACCGTGCTGGCCGGCCAGAGCGTACTGGCCCGTCCGCGCTGA
- the pssA gene encoding CDP-diacylglycerol--serine O-phosphatidyltransferase, whose translation MAVERRKPRKGVYLLPNMITTLSMFLGFLSMVWSGQGRFEAACFAILLSAVMDGLDGKVARLTNTASEFGVQYDSLSDLVAFGLAPAMLLWHWQLAALGRVGVAAAFIYAACGALRLARFNISTAAVGKRFFIGLPIPAAGCTLVTFVFFAALFPDGIRPALPYMALVLGVGVGVLMVSRTRYFSFKEYDFLRLHPIRAMLGFLLVLGTVISAPRTMGFVLSAAYIAGGLVYTMVILPRRNRQLLRALSPQSD comes from the coding sequence ATGGCCGTGGAACGCAGAAAACCCCGCAAGGGAGTTTACCTCCTGCCCAACATGATCACCACCCTGAGCATGTTTCTGGGCTTTCTGTCCATGGTCTGGTCCGGCCAGGGCCGTTTTGAGGCGGCCTGCTTTGCCATCCTGCTTTCCGCCGTTATGGACGGGCTGGACGGCAAGGTGGCCCGGCTCACCAACACGGCCAGCGAATTCGGCGTGCAGTACGATTCCCTTTCCGATCTGGTGGCCTTTGGTCTGGCCCCGGCCATGCTGCTCTGGCACTGGCAGCTTGCGGCGCTGGGCCGGGTGGGCGTGGCCGCCGCCTTTATTTATGCCGCTTGCGGAGCCCTGCGCCTGGCGCGCTTCAACATCAGCACCGCCGCTGTGGGCAAACGCTTTTTCATTGGCTTGCCCATCCCTGCCGCAGGCTGCACCCTGGTGACCTTCGTCTTCTTTGCCGCCTTGTTCCCTGACGGAATCCGCCCCGCTTTGCCGTACATGGCCCTGGTGCTGGGCGTGGGCGTGGGCGTGTTGATGGTCAGCAGGACGCGCTACTTTTCTTTCAAGGAATACGACTTCCTGCGCCTGCACCCCATCCGCGCCATGCTGGGCTTTCTGCTGGTGCTGGGCACCGTCATCTCTGCGCCGCGCACCATGGGCTTTGTGCTCAGCGCCGCCTACATCGCCGGCGGCCTGGTCTACACCATGGTCATTCTGCCCCGCCGCAACCGTCAGCTACTACGCGCCCTATCGCCTCAAAGCGATTGA
- a CDS encoding 2-isopropylmalate synthase translates to MNNRVYFFDTTLRDGEQSPGATMNLQEKLRLAHQLEVLGVDVMEAGFPASSPGDFASVQRIAAQAGDIQVAGLARCVPNDIDRCWEAVKVARHPRIHVFLSTSPLHMRYKLRKEPEDVLRMAVEGVKRCAVHTDNVEFSCEDFSRSEGDFVCRVVEAVINAGATTINLPDTVGYAEPEEYAALLDYVIKNTPNSDKAIFSVHCHNDLGLAVANTLAAFKVGVRQAEVTLCGIGERAGNASLEEVVMNLHVRHDHFGLTHKIVTEQIYPSCRLLSMTIGQPIPNNKAIVGANAFAHESGIHQDGMLKNRETYEIMTPQSVGRTESSLVIGKHSGRNAVRSKFESMGYTLDDTQINVVFEAVKKLADRKKTLHDDDLMALVQEEIYRMPDRFRLRHVSVQSSDAGGVPPTAAVLMDVDGLERSGAGFGVGPVDALFNVIADLVGREPTLEQYAINAITGGTDAQGEVTVRLRDGEVSAVGRGTHPDIFVASARAYVNALNHLFKKEQEGPRLHCQHD, encoded by the coding sequence ATGAACAACCGCGTGTATTTTTTCGATACCACCCTGCGCGACGGGGAGCAGTCTCCCGGCGCCACCATGAATCTGCAGGAAAAATTGCGTCTTGCCCACCAGCTTGAAGTTCTGGGCGTGGACGTGATGGAAGCGGGTTTTCCCGCCTCCAGCCCCGGCGATTTTGCCTCGGTGCAGCGCATCGCGGCTCAGGCCGGGGATATTCAGGTGGCGGGGCTGGCGCGTTGCGTACCCAACGATATCGACCGTTGCTGGGAGGCCGTCAAGGTGGCCCGGCATCCACGCATCCACGTTTTTTTGTCCACCTCGCCCCTGCACATGCGCTACAAGTTGCGCAAAGAGCCTGAAGATGTGCTGCGCATGGCCGTGGAAGGCGTCAAACGCTGCGCCGTCCATACGGACAATGTGGAATTCTCCTGCGAAGATTTTTCCCGCTCGGAAGGGGACTTTGTCTGCCGGGTGGTGGAGGCTGTCATCAATGCCGGGGCCACCACCATCAATCTGCCCGACACCGTGGGCTATGCCGAGCCGGAAGAATACGCCGCCCTTCTTGACTACGTCATCAAAAATACGCCCAATAGCGATAAGGCCATCTTCAGCGTGCACTGCCACAACGACCTGGGCCTGGCCGTGGCCAACACCCTGGCCGCTTTCAAGGTCGGCGTGCGCCAGGCCGAGGTGACCCTTTGCGGCATTGGCGAACGCGCGGGCAATGCCTCGCTGGAAGAAGTGGTCATGAACCTGCACGTGCGGCATGACCACTTCGGCCTGACCCACAAGATCGTCACAGAGCAGATATATCCCTCCTGCCGGCTGCTTTCCATGACCATCGGCCAGCCTATCCCCAACAACAAGGCCATTGTGGGGGCCAACGCCTTTGCGCACGAATCGGGCATTCACCAGGACGGCATGCTCAAAAACCGCGAAACCTACGAGATTATGACGCCGCAGTCCGTGGGACGTACTGAAAGCAGCCTGGTCATCGGCAAGCATTCGGGCCGCAACGCCGTGCGCAGCAAGTTTGAGAGCATGGGCTACACCTTGGACGATACCCAGATTAATGTGGTTTTCGAGGCCGTGAAAAAACTGGCCGACCGCAAAAAGACCCTGCACGACGACGACCTTATGGCCCTGGTGCAGGAAGAAATCTACCGCATGCCGGACCGCTTCCGCCTGCGCCATGTGAGCGTGCAGAGTTCTGATGCGGGCGGCGTGCCGCCCACGGCCGCCGTGCTTATGGATGTGGATGGCCTTGAGCGTAGCGGCGCCGGCTTTGGCGTGGGCCCGGTGGACGCGTTGTTCAATGTCATTGCCGACCTGGTGGGGCGCGAACCTACGCTGGAGCAGTACGCCATCAACGCCATTACCGGCGGCACCGACGCCCAGGGCGAAGTGACCGTACGGCTGCGCGACGGCGAGGTAAGCGCCGTGGGGCGCGGCACGCACCCGGATATTTTTGTGGCCAGCGCCAGAGCCTATGTGAACGCCCTTAACCACCTCTTCAAAAAAGAGCAGGAAGGACCGCGGCTGCACTGCCAGCATGATTGA